A DNA window from Palaemon carinicauda isolate YSFRI2023 chromosome 39, ASM3689809v2, whole genome shotgun sequence contains the following coding sequences:
- the LOC137631015 gene encoding uncharacterized protein, with protein MAPIVLNQTDNSDKSEENETVDQMWFDHIKEEEEAFCYTCNSTAVGKDLAHHLFLGQLNCIHCTVKIATCDYLQEVYYSSTHKCKQNESGKHEFLKWQTSSTEYLSYFLRRELVIERFCRNLKGSPTVEEVLGMVRDYVCKLSAIENHDPWKNELQECWKYLERKNLGKQSCHSNKDSQNSNCLESEEEVSDNSNLLEEIRLSAPNEALNVSDNSADSSHEESVSSSGESQSKNNSEEDRSELFKYRIQHASRDSHLPKSVTISHQSSSEIPSTNKETTDTAQVDESAGEILSDEQLEQDEPDDELLSAFTIGGLDQTIEYVTIQDACRGKADAGVNESLISENRETIEISSGKRKKVNESFGGPRKRKCRKYDTQSNDFQLPEGVIKNDNYLVIHFPVESCPEECPNCYCEFTPSMLTVNCSTFVSTIICEECNLTVYVFPE; from the coding sequence ATGGCTCCTATTGTTCTTAATCAAACTGATAATTCTGACAAAAGTGAAGAGAATGAAACAGTTGATCAAATGTGGTTTGATCAtataaaggaagaggaggaggcctTTTGTTATACATGTAATTCTACAGCTGTGGGAAAAGATTTGGCCCATCATCTTTTTCTTGGGCAACTTAATTGTATCCACTGTACAGTGAAAATCGCTACTTGTGATTATCTTCAGGAAGTCTATTATTCCAGTAcacataaatgtaaacaaaacgaaTCTGGTAAACATGAATTTTTAAAGTGGCAAACATCTAGTACAGAATACCTTTCATATTTTTTGCGAAGAGAACTTGTAATCGAGAGATTTTGTCGAAATTTAAAAGGGTCTCCTACGGTAGAAGAAGTACTTGGGATGGTTAGGGACTACGTGTGTAAATTAAGTGCAATTGAAAATCACGATCCATGGAAGAATGAACTACAGGAATGCTGGAAATATCTGGAGAGGAAAAACTTAGGCAAACAGTCATGTCATTCTAATAAAGACTCTCAAAACTCTAATTGTTTAGAATCAGAGGAGGAAGTATCTGACAATTCAAATCTTTTAGAGGAAATTAGATTATCTGCACCAAATGAAGCTTTAAACGTGAGTGACAATTCTGCAGACAGTTCACATGAGGAAAGTGTATCTTCTTCAGGAGAATCCCAAAGTAAAAATAACAGTGAGGAAGATAGAAGTGAATTGTTCAAATATCGAATTCAACACGCATCGAGAGATTCCCATTTACCCAAATCAGTGACCATCTCCCACCAGTCATCTTCTGAAATACCTTCAACAAATAAAGAAACCACAGACACAGCTCAGGTTGATGAAAGTGCGGGAGAAATATTGTCCGACGAACAACTGGAACAAGACGAGCCTGACGACGAACTTTTATCTGCATTTACAATAGGGGGATTGGACCAGACCATTGAGTATGTTACTATTCAAGATGCATGCAGAGGAAAAGCAGATGCTGGTGTAAACGAATCGCTGATCTCTGAAAACCGAGAGACTATTGAAATATCCAGTGGGAAAAGAAAGAAGGTAAACGAAAGCTTTGGTGGTCCTAGAAAAAGAAAGTGTCGCAAATATGATACACAGAGTAATGATTTTCAGCTTCCAGAAGGAgtgataaaaaatgataattatttggTTATTCATTTCCCTGTAGAAAGTTGTCCAGAAGAGTGTCCAAACTGCTACTGTGAATTCACTCCATCAATGTTAACCGTTAATTGTTCTACATTTGTTTCAACCATCATTTGTGAGGAATGTAACCTTACGGTTTATGTTTTCCCAGAGTAG